A window of the Oncorhynchus keta strain PuntledgeMale-10-30-2019 chromosome 21, Oket_V2, whole genome shotgun sequence genome harbors these coding sequences:
- the LOC118400462 gene encoding arginine-glutamic acid dipeptide repeats protein-like isoform X2, with protein MDDLFSPRRSLNSTQGEIRVGSSHQAKLPELQPRPVFGVQTENEELVWMPGVNDCDLLMYLRAARSMAAFAGMCDGGSTEDGCLAASRDDTTLNALNMLHASRYDAAKALQRLVKKPVPKLIEKCWSEDDVKRFIKGLRQYGKNFFRIRKELLPNKKTGELITFYYHWKKTPEATGTRPYRQHRRQPSSRKAKTRATAATVNTPSQSQSMDISSASEDDLDSEDSEQGTCGHCATTTSKDWQHGGRDNILLCTTCRTYYNKHGRLPPGPKPADPPFMFKPVKEEEEGNGKHGMRTRRSRTPLSSLRSGHKRLTGSPTSEDQQSSSHPSPSPSGASSTSNASRTSCLEKTDNTKKPGKKIKEEAPLPKSTKRSRESAAQDPEEPERTPTKRTKTLQVRQSSEQAECRSEGDGEAEAERGEVEEESCSDSRSAQDDGSSDTKDIDQDNRSSSPSIPSPRQGNESDSDSSAQQLQGAHQAAAETVSAPAAALAETQTPQIVPPPRVASLPPQGTSPSAEPGQVQAQATPSPEPPQPSATSAQAGQSVSYQTSPPHNRPLPPSHPLAGPSPVPPPLGQAFYPPTPVFQGPLPSPGSLPPTQPLSLHGAPTQCPHPQRPPPHFPREPSFPQALPLTSGPQIKPPPTTPIPPSHKQPPHLSSSLAPPFPQMPSNLPPPPALKPLNSLPNQHPPGAPPPPLQLMPQSLPMQQGVPPQPPVLTQLQNLPGRGSHSHPHSSLPSCSAPSALHPVLSASSPSTMGPVPSLQPSFPSLRPSPENPIGIGGSHVQIKEEPLDECEELESPPPPPRSPSPEPLVVNVASHASQSARFFKHLDRGYNSCSRTDLFFTPLASSKLAKKREEAVERSKREVEHNAREREKDRERERERERQEDKNARASSSSHDSRMSDVQMSGQVHMRSSFEQPPTSVAAVPPYIGPDTPALRTLSEYARPHVMSPNNRNHPFFVSLSPGDPLLAYHMPGLYAAEPSLRERELRNLRERELRERMKPGFEVKPPEMETMHPSANPMEHFARHGALALPHIAGPPHHPFGHFHPVMQNHLERERQALALAGPQMRPELSYAERLTAERLHAERMASVANDPAARLQMLNVTPHHHQHSHIHSHLHLHQQDPLNQDVCYCHPGNGPHPLDPLAPGPRLARFPFPGGPIPNPLLNDLPHDHDMLRHPLFAYAAVAGAGYPRELQGPIPQMSAAHQLQAMHAQSAELQRLAMEQQWLHGHHHLQHGGPLPGQEDYYSRLKKEGDKPS; from the exons ATGGACGACCTGTTCAGTCCGAGAAG GAGCCTGAACAGCACGCAGGGGGAGATCAGAGTGGGATCAAGTCATCAG GCTAAGCTCCCTGAGCTGCAACCACGCCCTGTGTTTGGTGTTCAGACAGAGAATGAAGAGCTGGTGTGGATGCCAGGGGTCAATGATTGTGACCTCCTCATGTACCTCAGAGCTGCCAG GAGCATGGCAGCGTTTGCAGGGATGTGTGACGGAGGATCCACAGAGGACGGGTGTTTGGCGGCCTCTCGTGACGACACCACACTCAACGCTTTAAACATG TTACACGCCAGCCGTTACGATGCAGCTAAAGCTCTCCAGCGCCTAGTGAAGAAACCTGTGCCCAAACTCATTGAGAAATGTTGGTCAGAGGATGATGTG AAGCGGTTCATCAAAGGTTTGAGACAGTACGGCAAGAATTTCTTCAGGATTCGCAAAGAGCTGCTGCCCAACAAGAAAACG GGGGAGTTGATCACATTCTACTATCACTGGAAGAAGACGCCTGAGGCTACAGGCACGCGGCCGTACCGTCAGCACCGTAGACAGCCGTCCTCACGCAAGGCCAAGACTCGCGCCACCGCTGCCACTGTGAACACCCCTTCTCAGTCCCAATCCA TGGACATAAGTTCAGCCAGTGAGGATGACCTGGACAGTGAAGACAGCGAGCAAGGCACCTGTGGACACTGTGCCACAACCA CCTCTAAGGACTGGCAGCACGGAGGCCGGGATAACATCCTCCTGTGTACCACCTGTCGTACCTACTACAACAAACATGGCCGCCTGCCGCCTGGCCCTAAGCCTGCTGACCCTCCCTTCATGTTCAAACCTgtcaaagaggaagaggagggcaaCGGGAAGCACGGCATGAGGACGCGACGCAGCAGAACACCG TTGTCTTCATTAAGAAGTGGCCACAAGAGGCTGACCGGCTCTCCTACCAGTGAAGACCAGCAGTCCAGTagccatccctctccctcccccagtgGAGCTAGCTCCACCTCCAACGCATCCAGAACCTCCTGTTTAGAGAAGACTGATAACACAAAGAAGCCTGGCAAG AAGATAAAGGAAGAGGCGCCCCTACCAAAGAGTACTAAACGTTCCAGGGAGAGTGCAGCCCAGGACCCAGAGGAGCCTGAGAGAACACCAACTAAAAGGACGAAGACACTGCAGGTCAGACAGAGT aGTGAGCAGGCAGAGTGCCGGTCGGAGGGCGATGGAGAGGCTGAGGCAGagaggggtgaggtggaggaggagagctgcTCAGACAGCCGCAGTGCCCAGGACGACGGCAGCAGCGACACCAAAGACATCGACCAGGACAACCGCTCCTCCTCCCCCAGCATCCCCAGCCCTCGCCAGGGCAACGAGAGTGACTCCGACTCCTCTGCACAGCAGCTCCAGGGTGCCCACCAGGCAGCAGCAGAGACCGTCAGTGCCCCTGCTGCTGCCCTTGCTGAAACACAGACCCCACAGATTGTTCCTCCACCACGGGTTGCATCCCTGCCTCCCCAGGGTACTTCTCCCTCTGCAGAGCCTGGCCAGGTACAGGCACAGGCAACCCCCTCCCCAGAGCCTCCCCAGCCTTCAGCCACCTCTGCTCAGGCTGGTCAGTCAGTTAGCTACCAGACAAGTCCCCCACACAACCGACCCCtacccccctctcaccctctcgctGGCCCCTCACCTGTCCCTCCTCCGCTGGGACAGGCCTTCTATCCTCCAACTCCTGTATTCCAGGGTCCTCTTCCTTCTCCTGGCTCTCTGCCTCCCACCCAGCCCTTGTCCCTCCATGGTGCTCCGACCCAGTGCCCCCACCCCCAGCGACCCCCTCCTCACTTTCCCAGGGAACCCTCCTTCCCCCAggccctccccctcacctccggGCCCCAAATCAAACCACCCCCAACcacacccatccctccatctcacaAGCAGCCACCACACCTCTCTTCTTCCCTTGCTCCCCCTTTCCCGCAGATGCCGTCCAACCTGCCCCCTCCTCCGGCACTGAAGCCCCTCAACTCCCTGCCCAACCAGCACCCTCCCGGtgcccctccaccccccctccagcTCATGCCCCAATCCCTGCCCATGCAGCAGGGAGTCCCACCCCAGCCTCCCGTGCTCACGCAGCTGCAGAACCTCCCTGGCAGAGGCAGCCACTCCCACCCCCACTCCTCCCTGCCCTCCTGCTCTGCCCCCTCAGCCTTGcaccctgtcctctctgcctcttctccctctacCATGGGTCCAGTCCCTAGTCTCcagccctccttcccctctctacgCCCCTCGCCCGAAAACCCCATTGGCATTGGAGGGTCACATGTCCAGATTAAAGAGGAGCCATTGGATGAATGTGAGGAGCTTGAGAGTCCGCCCCCTCCACCCAGAAGTCCCTCACCGGAACCTTTGGTTGTCAACGTCGCCAGTCATGCCAGCCAATCAGCACG ATTTTTCAAACACCTGGACCGTGGCTACAACTCGTGCTCCAGAACAGACCTGTTCTTCACTCCCCTGGCCTCATCCAAGCTGGccaagaagagagaggaggctgtggaGAGATCCAAGAGAGAGGTTGAGCACAATGCCCGAGAAagggaaaaggacagagagagggagagggaacgagagaggcaGGAAGACAAAAATGCT AGAGCGTCCAGCTCGTCCCACGACAGCCGTATGAGTGATGTCCAAATGTCCGGCCAGGTCCACATGCGCTCCTCCTTCGAGCAGCCCCCCACCAGTGTGGCCGCTGTGCCCCCTTACATTGGCCCCGACACCCCTGCCCTGCGCACCCTCAGTGAGTACGCCCGACCCCACGTCATGTCCCCCAACAATCGCAACCACCCCTTCTTCGTGTCTCTGTCCCCCGGGGACCCTCTGCTGGCATACCACATGCCTGGCCTGTACGCCGCCGAGCCcagcctgagagagagggagctccGTAACCTCCGGGAGAGGGAGCTCCGCGAGAGGATGAAGCCTGGCTTCGAGGTCAAGCCCCCAGAGATGGAGACCATGCATCCATCAGCCAACCCCATGGAGCACTTTGCCAGACATGGAGCCCTGGCCCTGCCGCATATCGCTGGGCCGCCCCACCACCCCTTTGGCCACTTCCACCCGGTCATGCAGAACCacctggagagggagaggcaggcactGGCCCTGGCCGGGCCTCAAATGCGTCCAGAGCTAAGCTACGCTGAGCGACTGACTGCTGAGAGGCTCCATGCTGAGAGGATGGCATCTGTGGCTAACGACCCGGCCGCCAGGCTGCAGATGCTCAACGTCACACCTCATCACCACCAGCACTCCCACATCCACTCACACCTGCACCTACATCAGCAGGACCCACTCAACCAAG ATGTGTGTTACTGTCACCCAGGTAATGGGCCCCACCCTCTGGATCCCCTGGCTCCTGGGCCCCGTCTGGCCCGCTTCCCCTTCCCTGGAGGCCCCATCCCCAACCCTCTGCTCAATGACCTGCCCCACGACCATGACATGTTGCGACACCCACTGTTTG CCTATGCCGCTGTTGCAGGAGCAGGGTACCCCCGTGAGCTCCAGGGGCCCATCCCCCAGATGTCTGCAGCCCACCAGCTCCAGGCCATGCACGCCCAGTCAGCAGAGTTGCAGAGGCTGGCCATGGAGCAGCAGTGGCTACACGGACACCACCACCTACAACACGGGGGGCCTCTGCCCGGACAGGAGGATTACTACAG CCGTCTGAAGAAAGAAGGTGACAAGCCATCGTGA
- the LOC118400462 gene encoding arginine-glutamic acid dipeptide repeats protein-like isoform X7, with protein MPGVNDCDLLMYLRAARSMAAFAGMCDGGSTEDGCLAASRDDTTLNALNMLHASRYDAAKALQRLVKKPVPKLIEKCWSEDDVKRFIKGLRQYGKNFFRIRKELLPNKKTGELITFYYHWKKTPEATGTRPYRQHRRQPSSRKAKTRATAATVNTPSQSQSMDISSASEDDLDSEDSEQGTCGHCATTTSKDWQHGGRDNILLCTTCRTYYNKHGRLPPGPKPADPPFMFKPVKEEEEGNGKHGMRTRRSRTPLSSLRSGHKRLTGSPTSEDQQSSSHPSPSPSGASSTSNASRTSCLEKTDNTKKPGKKIKEEAPLPKSTKRSRESAAQDPEEPERTPTKRTKTLQVRQSSEQAECRSEGDGEAEAERGEVEEESCSDSRSAQDDGSSDTKDIDQDNRSSSPSIPSPRQGNESDSDSSAQQLQGAHQAAAETVSAPAAALAETQTPQIVPPPRVASLPPQGTSPSAEPGQVQAQATPSPEPPQPSATSAQAGQSVSYQTSPPHNRPLPPSHPLAGPSPVPPPLGQAFYPPTPVFQGPLPSPGSLPPTQPLSLHGAPTQCPHPQRPPPHFPREPSFPQALPLTSGPQIKPPPTTPIPPSHKQPPHLSSSLAPPFPQMPSNLPPPPALKPLNSLPNQHPPGAPPPPLQLMPQSLPMQQGVPPQPPVLTQLQNLPGRGSHSHPHSSLPSCSAPSALHPVLSASSPSTMGPVPSLQPSFPSLRPSPENPIGIGGSHVQIKEEPLDECEELESPPPPPRSPSPEPLVVNVASHASQSARFFKHLDRGYNSCSRTDLFFTPLASSKLAKKREEAVERSKREVEHNAREREKDRERERERERQEDKNARASSSSHDSRMSDVQMSGQVHMRSSFEQPPTSVAAVPPYIGPDTPALRTLSEYARPHVMSPNNRNHPFFVSLSPGDPLLAYHMPGLYAAEPSLRERELRNLRERELRERMKPGFEVKPPEMETMHPSANPMEHFARHGALALPHIAGPPHHPFGHFHPVMQNHLERERQALALAGPQMRPELSYAERLTAERLHAERMASVANDPAARLQMLNVTPHHHQHSHIHSHLHLHQQDPLNQGEDVCYCHPGNGPHPLDPLAPGPRLARFPFPGGPIPNPLLNDLPHDHDMLRHPLFAYAAVAGAGYPRELQGPIPQMSAAHQLQAMHAQSAELQRLAMEQQWLHGHHHLQHGGPLPGQEDYYSRLKKEGDKPS; from the exons ATGCCAGGGGTCAATGATTGTGACCTCCTCATGTACCTCAGAGCTGCCAG GAGCATGGCAGCGTTTGCAGGGATGTGTGACGGAGGATCCACAGAGGACGGGTGTTTGGCGGCCTCTCGTGACGACACCACACTCAACGCTTTAAACATG TTACACGCCAGCCGTTACGATGCAGCTAAAGCTCTCCAGCGCCTAGTGAAGAAACCTGTGCCCAAACTCATTGAGAAATGTTGGTCAGAGGATGATGTG AAGCGGTTCATCAAAGGTTTGAGACAGTACGGCAAGAATTTCTTCAGGATTCGCAAAGAGCTGCTGCCCAACAAGAAAACG GGGGAGTTGATCACATTCTACTATCACTGGAAGAAGACGCCTGAGGCTACAGGCACGCGGCCGTACCGTCAGCACCGTAGACAGCCGTCCTCACGCAAGGCCAAGACTCGCGCCACCGCTGCCACTGTGAACACCCCTTCTCAGTCCCAATCCA TGGACATAAGTTCAGCCAGTGAGGATGACCTGGACAGTGAAGACAGCGAGCAAGGCACCTGTGGACACTGTGCCACAACCA CCTCTAAGGACTGGCAGCACGGAGGCCGGGATAACATCCTCCTGTGTACCACCTGTCGTACCTACTACAACAAACATGGCCGCCTGCCGCCTGGCCCTAAGCCTGCTGACCCTCCCTTCATGTTCAAACCTgtcaaagaggaagaggagggcaaCGGGAAGCACGGCATGAGGACGCGACGCAGCAGAACACCG TTGTCTTCATTAAGAAGTGGCCACAAGAGGCTGACCGGCTCTCCTACCAGTGAAGACCAGCAGTCCAGTagccatccctctccctcccccagtgGAGCTAGCTCCACCTCCAACGCATCCAGAACCTCCTGTTTAGAGAAGACTGATAACACAAAGAAGCCTGGCAAG AAGATAAAGGAAGAGGCGCCCCTACCAAAGAGTACTAAACGTTCCAGGGAGAGTGCAGCCCAGGACCCAGAGGAGCCTGAGAGAACACCAACTAAAAGGACGAAGACACTGCAGGTCAGACAGAGT aGTGAGCAGGCAGAGTGCCGGTCGGAGGGCGATGGAGAGGCTGAGGCAGagaggggtgaggtggaggaggagagctgcTCAGACAGCCGCAGTGCCCAGGACGACGGCAGCAGCGACACCAAAGACATCGACCAGGACAACCGCTCCTCCTCCCCCAGCATCCCCAGCCCTCGCCAGGGCAACGAGAGTGACTCCGACTCCTCTGCACAGCAGCTCCAGGGTGCCCACCAGGCAGCAGCAGAGACCGTCAGTGCCCCTGCTGCTGCCCTTGCTGAAACACAGACCCCACAGATTGTTCCTCCACCACGGGTTGCATCCCTGCCTCCCCAGGGTACTTCTCCCTCTGCAGAGCCTGGCCAGGTACAGGCACAGGCAACCCCCTCCCCAGAGCCTCCCCAGCCTTCAGCCACCTCTGCTCAGGCTGGTCAGTCAGTTAGCTACCAGACAAGTCCCCCACACAACCGACCCCtacccccctctcaccctctcgctGGCCCCTCACCTGTCCCTCCTCCGCTGGGACAGGCCTTCTATCCTCCAACTCCTGTATTCCAGGGTCCTCTTCCTTCTCCTGGCTCTCTGCCTCCCACCCAGCCCTTGTCCCTCCATGGTGCTCCGACCCAGTGCCCCCACCCCCAGCGACCCCCTCCTCACTTTCCCAGGGAACCCTCCTTCCCCCAggccctccccctcacctccggGCCCCAAATCAAACCACCCCCAACcacacccatccctccatctcacaAGCAGCCACCACACCTCTCTTCTTCCCTTGCTCCCCCTTTCCCGCAGATGCCGTCCAACCTGCCCCCTCCTCCGGCACTGAAGCCCCTCAACTCCCTGCCCAACCAGCACCCTCCCGGtgcccctccaccccccctccagcTCATGCCCCAATCCCTGCCCATGCAGCAGGGAGTCCCACCCCAGCCTCCCGTGCTCACGCAGCTGCAGAACCTCCCTGGCAGAGGCAGCCACTCCCACCCCCACTCCTCCCTGCCCTCCTGCTCTGCCCCCTCAGCCTTGcaccctgtcctctctgcctcttctccctctacCATGGGTCCAGTCCCTAGTCTCcagccctccttcccctctctacgCCCCTCGCCCGAAAACCCCATTGGCATTGGAGGGTCACATGTCCAGATTAAAGAGGAGCCATTGGATGAATGTGAGGAGCTTGAGAGTCCGCCCCCTCCACCCAGAAGTCCCTCACCGGAACCTTTGGTTGTCAACGTCGCCAGTCATGCCAGCCAATCAGCACG ATTTTTCAAACACCTGGACCGTGGCTACAACTCGTGCTCCAGAACAGACCTGTTCTTCACTCCCCTGGCCTCATCCAAGCTGGccaagaagagagaggaggctgtggaGAGATCCAAGAGAGAGGTTGAGCACAATGCCCGAGAAagggaaaaggacagagagagggagagggaacgagagaggcaGGAAGACAAAAATGCT AGAGCGTCCAGCTCGTCCCACGACAGCCGTATGAGTGATGTCCAAATGTCCGGCCAGGTCCACATGCGCTCCTCCTTCGAGCAGCCCCCCACCAGTGTGGCCGCTGTGCCCCCTTACATTGGCCCCGACACCCCTGCCCTGCGCACCCTCAGTGAGTACGCCCGACCCCACGTCATGTCCCCCAACAATCGCAACCACCCCTTCTTCGTGTCTCTGTCCCCCGGGGACCCTCTGCTGGCATACCACATGCCTGGCCTGTACGCCGCCGAGCCcagcctgagagagagggagctccGTAACCTCCGGGAGAGGGAGCTCCGCGAGAGGATGAAGCCTGGCTTCGAGGTCAAGCCCCCAGAGATGGAGACCATGCATCCATCAGCCAACCCCATGGAGCACTTTGCCAGACATGGAGCCCTGGCCCTGCCGCATATCGCTGGGCCGCCCCACCACCCCTTTGGCCACTTCCACCCGGTCATGCAGAACCacctggagagggagaggcaggcactGGCCCTGGCCGGGCCTCAAATGCGTCCAGAGCTAAGCTACGCTGAGCGACTGACTGCTGAGAGGCTCCATGCTGAGAGGATGGCATCTGTGGCTAACGACCCGGCCGCCAGGCTGCAGATGCTCAACGTCACACCTCATCACCACCAGCACTCCCACATCCACTCACACCTGCACCTACATCAGCAGGACCCACTCAACCAAGGTGAGG ATGTGTGTTACTGTCACCCAGGTAATGGGCCCCACCCTCTGGATCCCCTGGCTCCTGGGCCCCGTCTGGCCCGCTTCCCCTTCCCTGGAGGCCCCATCCCCAACCCTCTGCTCAATGACCTGCCCCACGACCATGACATGTTGCGACACCCACTGTTTG CCTATGCCGCTGTTGCAGGAGCAGGGTACCCCCGTGAGCTCCAGGGGCCCATCCCCCAGATGTCTGCAGCCCACCAGCTCCAGGCCATGCACGCCCAGTCAGCAGAGTTGCAGAGGCTGGCCATGGAGCAGCAGTGGCTACACGGACACCACCACCTACAACACGGGGGGCCTCTGCCCGGACAGGAGGATTACTACAG CCGTCTGAAGAAAGAAGGTGACAAGCCATCGTGA